One Natator depressus isolate rNatDep1 chromosome 6, rNatDep2.hap1, whole genome shotgun sequence DNA window includes the following coding sequences:
- the LOC141989179 gene encoding olfactory receptor 5J3-like, translating into MTGDNHTTVTKFILVGLTDGLELQVPLFVTFFLIYLITLLGNIGMILVIQIDPQLHTPMYFFLSNLSFLDVCYSSTIAPNMLVNFLVETKDISYSGCLTQYGFFVVFVTTEMFLLAVMAYDRYVAICKPLLYTVIMTKRVCIKLVVGSYFWGLINSLINTSSLQRLSFCDSNVINNFYCDLTSLLKLSCSDVSVNERLLFTCGTLFEMSTFLIIIISYILIVIAVLRICSAQGRRKAFATCASHLTAVTLFHGTIFFMYLRPSASYSLDTDKIASVFYTIVIPMLNPLIYSLRNRDVKCAVRKVLSRKVIITQGKSSITSFRVTNGEG; encoded by the coding sequence ATGACTGGAGACAATCACACCACAGTGACCAAGTTCATTCTCGTTGGATTAACAGATGGTCTGGAGCTGCAGGTCCCTCTCTTTGTCACGTTTTTTCTCATATATCTCATCACTCTGCTGGGGAATATAGGGATGATCTTGGTAATTCAGATTGACCCACAACTCCACAcgcccatgtacttcttcctcagCAACTTGTCTTTCCTAGATGTCTGCTATTCCTCCACCATTGCTCCCAATATGCTGGTCAATTTCTTAGTGGAGACCAAAGACATTTCTTATAGCGGGTGCCTTACACAATACGGCTTCTTTGTTGTGTTTGTCACCACTGAGATGTTCCTCCTGGCTGTGATGGCGTATGATCGTTATGTTGCCATCTGCAAGCCGCTGCTCTACACGGTCATCATGACCAAGAGGGTCTGCATAAAGCTGGTTGTTGGGTCATATTTCTGGGGCTTGATTAACTCTTTGATAAACACAAGCAGTTTGCAGAGATTATCCTTTTGTGATTCCAATGTCATCAATAACTTTTACTGTGATCTCACCTCTCTCCTGAAACTCTCCTGCAGTGATGTCTCTGTCAACGAGAGGCTACTCTTTACCTGTGGCACTTTGTTTGAAATGAGCACGTTTCTGATCATCATCATCTCGTACATTCTTATTGTAATTGCTGTGCTGAGGATCTGTTCTGCCCAGGGCAGGCGTAAAGCATTCGCCACCTGCGCCTCCCACCTGACAGCTGTTACTCTATTCCATGGGACAATTTTCTTCATGTATTTGCGACCCAGCGCCAGCTACTCACTGGATACAGATAAAATAGCCTCCGTGTTCTATACGATAgtgatccccatgttgaaccccctgatctacagcctgaggaacaggGATGTGAAATGTGCTGTAAGGAAAGTGCTAAGTAGAAAAGTGATTATTACTCAGGGAAAATCTAGCATAACTTCCTTCCGAGTAACGAATGGGGAAGGGTGA